A genomic segment from Mycoplasma sp. 1018B encodes:
- a CDS encoding aromatic motif membrane protein: MNKLKTLWSILSSVLIFTTTIGCTNHLKKTQVQTDTTLVVKENEFDLFLKNQHIQALLNLIYKNDNLTKEKYIQSQKKLDINYLLKLKTALRYANNLTYSLNFNRNSFFGVNKASILETNEKLIKEFTRTNWLFYLFNFSKLVFVQDQDNRGDDANSALLAERDSENLLLYQTFYQAQNNQINDYVIQEYANDDYAQELRVFLLTQEGFIIRINIELYKEENSTPSVEIYGYINTYPKLLNSNNKNNFFSLFKYISDTKGFADENLNYSESQRVLFNDHYGGIELIYTLVDIK; the protein is encoded by the coding sequence ATGAATAAATTAAAGACTTTGTGATCTATTTTATCATCTGTATTAATTTTTACTACTACTATAGGATGTACTAACCATTTAAAAAAAACTCAAGTACAAACAGATACAACACTTGTTGTTAAAGAAAATGAATTTGATTTATTTTTAAAAAATCAGCATATTCAAGCTTTATTAAATCTAATTTATAAAAATGATAATTTAACTAAAGAAAAATATATTCAATCTCAAAAGAAATTAGATATAAATTATTTACTTAAATTAAAAACTGCATTAAGATATGCTAATAATTTAACTTATTCATTAAATTTTAATCGTAATAGTTTTTTTGGTGTTAATAAAGCTAGCATTTTGGAAACAAATGAAAAATTAATTAAAGAATTTACCCGCACAAATTGATTATTTTATTTATTTAATTTTTCTAAATTAGTTTTTGTTCAAGATCAAGATAATCGAGGTGATGATGCTAATAGTGCTCTTTTAGCCGAAAGAGATAGTGAAAATCTATTACTTTATCAAACTTTTTATCAAGCACAAAATAATCAAATTAATGATTATGTAATTCAAGAATATGCTAATGATGATTATGCTCAAGAATTAAGAGTTTTTCTTTTAACTCAAGAAGGTTTTATTATTCGTATTAATATTGAATTATACAAAGAAGAAAATTCAACGCCTTCAGTAGAAATTTATGGATATATTAATACTTATCCTAAATTATTAAATAGTAATAATAAAAATAACTTTTTTAGTTTATTTAAATATATTAGTGACACAAAAGGTTTTGCAGATGAAAATTTAAATTATAGTGAAAGTCAAAGAGTATTATTTAATGATCATTATGGCGGTATAGAATTAATTTATACTCTTGTTGATATAAAATAA
- a CDS encoding ABC transporter ATP-binding protein, producing the protein MINLIKMLPTKLKSLFLLGAFIVLINVFLTLFFPNLISQFIKLIFSQNQNELISIEIFKGLWSFAPAEHNVVFKWLLITVICLIIINITLTFFAVLIIIYASENTSKYLRIKLFEKIQTLSLKNIADLKSETIITCVSNDIAIFWEFLVNGATTLIRGIFLALGSTILAFLVDPNMAWGIMGIIPALCILIGVIAYLAIPLFKKTQLSIESLTKDINENVNGIRVIKTYNLETKRIDQFSLKNLNWYKISFKSEIIFSTAQPVFFMLINSLIVSLYAIAYNAINNNPLDSTTLVNLNVMIDYLYNISFGIMMMVGFLFSFFRAKVSASRINNIFNTKVDNLLRKEGLILDSNYDIEVKNLNFKYYESAEKNALNDINFKLNYKQTLGIIGPTGAGKSTLVNLLVNNYVYNDGSILIGNKELMQLQTKNIHDNVGIVYQEALMYTGTIKSNLLWAKANASQEEMQKALINADAWEFVDKFDKKLDHPVIQGGKNLSGGQKQRLSIARALLRKPKILILDDSTSALDNITTKKVINNIKNNYNCTTILVSQKIAPIRDSDLILVMQDGNILAQGKHNDLIVKCDLYNSIYKNQLDQ; encoded by the coding sequence ATGATAAATTTAATTAAAATGTTGCCAACTAAGTTAAAAAGTTTATTTTTATTAGGTGCATTTATAGTTTTAATCAATGTATTTTTAACTTTGTTTTTTCCTAATTTAATATCGCAATTTATTAAGTTAATTTTTAGTCAAAATCAAAATGAATTAATTTCAATTGAAATTTTTAAAGGTTTATGATCATTTGCTCCTGCTGAACATAATGTAGTATTTAAATGGTTATTAATTACCGTTATTTGTTTAATTATTATTAATATTACTTTAACTTTTTTTGCAGTTTTAATTATTATTTATGCTTCAGAAAATACCTCAAAATATTTAAGAATAAAATTATTTGAAAAAATTCAAACTTTATCTTTAAAAAATATTGCAGATTTAAAAAGTGAAACCATAATAACATGTGTTTCTAATGATATTGCTATTTTTTGAGAATTTTTAGTAAATGGAGCTACCACTTTAATAAGAGGAATCTTTTTAGCGCTTGGCAGCACAATTTTAGCTTTTTTAGTTGATCCTAATATGGCTTGAGGAATTATGGGAATTATTCCTGCTTTGTGCATTTTAATTGGCGTAATTGCTTATTTAGCTATACCTTTGTTTAAAAAAACTCAATTAAGCATAGAAAGTTTAACTAAGGACATAAACGAAAATGTTAATGGGATTAGAGTTATTAAAACCTATAATTTAGAAACAAAACGTATTGATCAATTTAGCTTAAAAAATCTTAATTGATATAAAATTTCTTTTAAAAGTGAGATTATTTTTTCCACAGCTCAACCTGTTTTTTTTATGTTAATTAATTCTTTAATTGTTTCTTTATATGCTATTGCTTATAATGCTATTAATAATAACCCCTTAGATAGTACTACATTAGTTAATTTAAACGTCATGATTGATTATTTATACAATATTAGTTTTGGTATTATGATGATGGTGGGTTTTTTATTTTCATTTTTTAGAGCAAAAGTATCTGCATCAAGAATTAATAATATTTTTAATACTAAAGTTGATAATTTATTAAGAAAAGAAGGATTAATTTTAGACAGTAACTATGATATTGAAGTTAAAAATTTAAACTTTAAATATTATGAAAGTGCAGAAAAAAATGCTTTAAATGATATTAATTTTAAATTAAATTATAAACAAACATTAGGCATAATTGGTCCTACAGGCGCAGGTAAAAGTACTTTGGTTAATTTATTAGTAAATAATTATGTTTATAATGATGGTTCAATTTTAATAGGTAATAAAGAATTAATGCAATTACAAACAAAAAATATACATGATAATGTTGGAATAGTTTATCAAGAAGCATTAATGTATACAGGTACTATTAAATCCAATTTACTTTGAGCAAAAGCTAATGCAAGTCAAGAAGAGATGCAAAAAGCGTTAATAAATGCTGATGCGTGAGAATTTGTTGACAAATTTGACAAAAAATTAGATCATCCAGTTATACAAGGTGGTAAAAATTTATCAGGGGGTCAAAAACAACGTTTATCCATTGCTAGGGCATTATTGAGAAAACCGAAAATTTTAATTTTAGACGATTCTACTTCAGCATTAGATAATATAACTACTAAAAAAGTTATTAACAATATTAAAAATAATTACAATTGTACTACTATATTAGTTTCTCAAAAAATCGCACCAATAAGAGATAGTGATTTAATTTTAGTTATGCAAGATGGAAATATTTTAGCTCAAGGAAAACATAATGATTTAATAGTGAAATGTGATTTATATAATTCCATTTATAAAAATCAATTAGATCAATAG
- a CDS encoding ABC transporter ATP-binding protein, translating into MQRKTKKNANISSLAILKRFYGFLDPASKKLLIIGIIFALFSAISTISATLLTGQIVTLVFEPVIFAQKDLNLKLFIILSTAMLLLNLAYAIFGYLQNRLFVKIAYLSAKKMRQIAMNKLLYMPIAFYDEEQAGDLISTLVNDISNSANAITRFLTQVFTNVFSIIFTFIAMCFISSTLTIIILILAILLMSISVFMTKKARPALIGTQNAFGDLNAYLEEMLNNAKITQTFDAQEPAQIKFNNITDKIYKNAFVGDFFQRIFDPWFIFASNFIVISAILLALIFKNNNISVYGISYSKPDSGFVIALISLIYGLMGTIQVLITMVLSMQLGFASSTRVFRLVDLIIPEEETNTIKLDNPQGLINFNSVSFKYNKNSFKYQLENASFYAKSGQTIAIVGPTGAGKTTIINLLSRFYEYDQGSITIDNIELKKINKHDLRDIMAVVLQDSFMFNDTILNNLKIAKPNATKEEIEEVIKLVAADSFIARLKNGYDTILENNGNNLSQGEKQLLAIARAILGNKKILILDEATSNVDSNTEKIIQNALQNSIMKNKTSIVIAHRLSTIRNANLILVVNAGKIIEKGTHEELMESKGYYWNLYTSQFN; encoded by the coding sequence ATGCAAAGAAAAACTAAAAAAAATGCAAATATTTCTTCATTAGCTATTCTTAAGCGTTTTTATGGTTTTTTAGATCCTGCTAGTAAAAAATTATTAATTATTGGAATTATTTTTGCTTTATTTTCAGCAATATCTACCATTAGCGCTACATTATTAACTGGTCAAATTGTTACTTTAGTTTTTGAACCTGTAATCTTTGCACAAAAAGACTTAAATTTAAAATTATTTATTATTTTATCTACTGCAATGTTATTATTAAATTTAGCTTATGCAATCTTTGGATATTTGCAAAATAGACTTTTTGTTAAAATAGCTTATTTAAGCGCTAAAAAAATGCGTCAAATAGCAATGAATAAATTACTTTATATGCCTATTGCTTTTTATGATGAAGAACAAGCGGGCGATTTAATATCTACTTTAGTTAATGATATTAGTAATAGTGCAAATGCTATAACAAGATTTTTAACACAAGTATTTACTAATGTTTTTTCTATTATTTTCACTTTTATTGCAATGTGTTTTATTAGTAGCACTTTAACTATAATAATTTTAATTCTGGCAATTTTGTTAATGTCAATAAGTGTTTTTATGACTAAAAAAGCTCGTCCAGCCTTAATAGGTACACAAAATGCTTTTGGAGATTTAAATGCTTATTTAGAAGAAATGTTAAATAATGCAAAAATTACTCAAACTTTTGATGCTCAAGAGCCAGCACAAATTAAATTTAATAATATTACAGATAAAATTTACAAAAATGCTTTTGTTGGTGATTTTTTTCAAAGAATTTTTGATCCTTGATTTATTTTTGCTTCTAATTTTATTGTTATCTCTGCTATTTTATTAGCTTTAATTTTTAAAAATAATAATATTTCAGTTTATGGTATAAGTTATTCAAAGCCAGATTCGGGCTTTGTTATAGCTTTAATTAGTTTAATTTACGGATTAATGGGAACTATTCAAGTTTTAATTACAATGGTTTTAAGTATGCAATTAGGATTTGCATCTTCAACTAGAGTATTTCGCTTAGTTGATTTAATTATTCCTGAGGAAGAAACAAATACAATTAAATTAGATAATCCACAAGGTTTAATTAATTTTAATAGTGTAAGTTTTAAATATAATAAAAACTCATTCAAATATCAACTGGAAAACGCCTCTTTTTATGCTAAAAGCGGACAAACAATAGCAATTGTCGGACCTACAGGAGCTGGTAAAACTACAATTATTAATTTATTAAGTCGTTTTTATGAATATGATCAAGGCTCAATTACAATAGATAATATCGAATTAAAAAAAATTAATAAACACGATTTAAGAGATATTATGGCGGTAGTTTTGCAAGATTCTTTTATGTTTAATGACACTATTTTAAATAATTTAAAAATTGCTAAACCAAATGCGACTAAAGAAGAAATTGAAGAAGTAATTAAATTGGTCGCAGCTGATAGTTTTATTGCAAGATTGAAAAATGGTTATGATACTATTTTAGAAAATAATGGTAATAATTTATCTCAAGGAGAAAAACAATTATTAGCTATTGCTAGAGCAATACTAGGTAATAAAAAAATTCTTATTTTAGATGAAGCAACTAGTAATGTTGATTCTAATACTGAAAAAATTATTCAAAATGCTCTACAAAATTCTATTATGAAAAACAAAACTTCAATAGTTATAGCTCATCGTTTAAGTACTATTAGAAATGCAAATTTAATTTTAGTAGTTAATGCTGGAAAAATTATTGAAAAAGGTACACACGAAGAATTGATGGAATCAAAAGGCTATTATTGAAATTTATATACTTCACAATTTAATTAA
- a CDS encoding OppA family ABC transporter substrate-binding lipoprotein: MKRRKFWLFLTGSTLSLSPLTVLAAACGTTDDKNVREQKDFVTENKMRAVSFNATNTISEFLFRKSSTYGSYNREDAYISTPLLRKQSLNQPTIISTTGFTDNKTVVNRFVVEPTWNKIKLEGARAIVITLKDGSIKVYDNDNADVKSEPTKEFKDEAGETKKAYSHIEEDLISNDPKSVNSEQFKTDLFNAKKIQFVIRENVKYVNSSGEDTGFTLQAEDYYNSWLATKLLNTAYRRNNGGSEELDDLYRTKLYSKTTNYLTLNSEYSNEYLYAFYGIDSGKFDKKDEFLTVLDSKVLSELKVDENTKAVTINSVENSENVNFKDWFESSVLSDTTFLPLPTQYVQSINQRAQEILTKFKEENANKELENKNLALGEFALKNGFNYIYKFDQNLAEAEILGEILSTFENINKNSFVYRTGFYWYAVSGYNTLYSGWYYPNVFNGTRVDYKLNTFHYDQEWVNAPTTLQILRENYQANGQIDRNVYATRVFQQYAAGELTSIPYSQLTEQQKQEALNSTEKFGIRYSQQFNDNQPYYLVINIPFAPVTSRGENFFAFNDAYSLINYGVKRSELAKGKSNLNTYYNGTGLSFRSIITAAINHSFIANVQSSNQQTAYLGIVALDTDFGGKNQKESQYQTPRDARLQLDSLYAFNAENQKINFGTQEQPKYTLSMEENRRNELLKATQDDKAKSVYFDKLKEELKKLIDKFDQEHPELKDQKFEFTLFWPYVNPTNNITSGAELLVKTIKSLNDRLEPKFVYAPATTQEDKATRNDYLFFGKNLQGLVRWKYDYKTSIGSGIDGLSWSGTLIPILTWFNSKKDDQTLRTNFPRLLHAAEKLMEYALTNEPNFPVPLKDLYKVDGSIWTTGVGQLQDMQFELKDDVYVVKTEEKDGRTSRVSRSDEEIKKTQDPYIFSAIFWYRYVQELTNEELIQLLNELTVAYGYETLGWEISASRVFSETLANKNFEVPISPSTGNVFYQDWKVKA, encoded by the coding sequence ATGAAAAGAAGAAAATTTTGGTTATTTTTAACCGGTTCCACCCTGTCGCTTAGCCCTTTAACAGTTTTAGCAGCAGCTTGTGGGACTACAGATGATAAAAACGTAAGAGAGCAAAAAGATTTTGTAACAGAAAATAAAATGAGAGCAGTTTCTTTTAATGCCACCAACACAATAAGTGAATTTTTATTTAGAAAAAGTTCAACATATGGTAGTTATAATAGAGAAGATGCTTATATTAGTACTCCATTATTAAGAAAACAATCATTAAATCAACCAACAATCATTTCAACTACTGGGTTTACAGACAACAAAACTGTTGTAAATAGATTTGTTGTTGAACCAACTTGAAATAAAATCAAATTAGAAGGTGCAAGAGCAATAGTAATTACTCTAAAAGATGGTTCAATTAAAGTTTATGACAATGATAATGCTGATGTAAAAAGTGAACCAACAAAAGAATTTAAAGATGAAGCAGGAGAAACTAAAAAAGCTTATTCACATATTGAAGAAGATTTAATATCAAACGATCCAAAATCAGTTAATAGTGAACAATTTAAAACAGATTTATTTAATGCTAAAAAAATACAATTTGTTATAAGAGAAAATGTTAAATATGTAAATTCTTCAGGTGAAGATACTGGTTTTACTTTGCAAGCTGAAGATTATTATAATTCATGACTTGCTACTAAATTATTAAATACTGCTTATAGACGTAATAATGGTGGTTCTGAAGAATTGGATGATTTATATAGAACAAAATTATATTCTAAAACTACTAATTATTTAACTCTTAATAGTGAATATTCTAATGAATATTTATATGCTTTTTATGGTATTGATTCAGGAAAATTTGATAAAAAAGACGAATTTTTAACTGTTCTTGATTCAAAAGTATTATCAGAATTAAAAGTAGATGAAAATACTAAAGCAGTTACAATTAATTCTGTTGAAAATTCTGAAAATGTTAATTTTAAAGATTGATTTGAATCATCAGTTTTATCAGATACAACATTTTTACCATTACCAACACAATATGTTCAATCAATTAATCAAAGAGCTCAAGAAATTTTAACTAAATTTAAAGAAGAGAATGCTAATAAAGAATTGGAAAATAAAAATTTAGCTTTAGGTGAATTTGCTTTAAAAAATGGATTTAATTATATTTATAAATTTGATCAAAATTTAGCTGAAGCTGAAATTTTAGGTGAAATACTTTCAACTTTTGAAAATATTAATAAAAATTCTTTTGTTTATAGAACTGGTTTTTATTGATATGCAGTTTCAGGATATAACACACTTTATTCAGGATGATATTATCCTAATGTTTTCAATGGAACAAGAGTAGATTATAAATTGAATACTTTCCATTATGATCAAGAATGAGTAAACGCTCCAACAACTTTACAAATTTTAAGAGAAAATTATCAAGCTAATGGTCAAATTGATAGAAATGTTTATGCTACTAGAGTATTTCAACAATATGCCGCAGGAGAATTAACTTCTATTCCTTATTCACAATTAACTGAACAACAAAAACAAGAAGCTTTAAATTCAACAGAAAAATTTGGTATTAGATATTCACAACAATTTAATGATAATCAGCCATATTATTTAGTAATTAATATTCCATTTGCACCAGTAACTTCTAGAGGAGAAAATTTCTTTGCTTTTAATGATGCTTATTCATTAATTAATTATGGAGTTAAAAGATCAGAATTAGCTAAAGGAAAATCTAATTTAAATACTTACTATAATGGTACAGGTTTAAGTTTTAGAAGTATTATTACTGCAGCCATAAATCATAGTTTTATTGCAAATGTACAAAGCAGTAATCAACAAACAGCTTATTTAGGAATAGTAGCATTAGATACTGATTTTGGTGGTAAAAATCAAAAAGAATCGCAATATCAAACGCCAAGAGATGCAAGATTACAATTAGATAGTCTTTATGCGTTTAATGCTGAAAATCAAAAAATTAATTTTGGTACTCAAGAACAACCTAAATATACTCTTTCAATGGAAGAAAATAGACGAAATGAATTATTAAAAGCAACTCAAGATGATAAAGCAAAATCTGTATATTTTGATAAATTAAAAGAAGAATTAAAAAAATTAATTGATAAATTTGATCAAGAACATCCTGAATTAAAAGATCAAAAATTTGAATTTACTTTATTTTGACCTTATGTTAATCCTACAAATAATATAACCAGCGGAGCTGAATTATTAGTTAAAACTATAAAATCATTAAATGATAGATTAGAACCTAAATTCGTATATGCTCCTGCAACTACTCAAGAAGACAAAGCAACAAGAAATGATTATTTATTCTTTGGTAAAAATTTACAAGGTTTAGTACGTTGAAAATATGATTATAAAACATCAATTGGTTCTGGTATAGATGGACTTTCATGATCAGGTACTTTAATACCAATTTTAACTTGATTTAATAGTAAAAAAGATGATCAAACTTTAAGAACCAATTTTCCAAGATTGCTTCATGCTGCTGAAAAATTAATGGAATATGCCTTAACAAATGAACCTAATTTTCCTGTTCCATTAAAAGATTTATATAAAGTAGATGGAAGTATTTGAACAACAGGAGTTGGTCAATTACAAGATATGCAATTTGAATTGAAAGATGATGTTTATGTAGTGAAAACCGAAGAAAAAGATGGTAGAACATCTAGAGTAAGTAGAAGTGATGAAGAAATTAAAAAAACTCAAGATCCTTATATTTTTAGTGCAATATTTTGATATCGTTATGTACAAGAATTAACTAATGAAGAATTAATACAATTATTGAATGAATTAACAGTTGCTTATGGGTATGAAACATTAGGATGAGAAATTTCAGCATCTAGAGTATTTTCAGAAACTTTAGCAAATAAAAATTTTGAAGTACCTATTTCACCAAGTACTGGTAATGTATTCTATCAAGATTGAAAAGTTAAAGCTTAA
- a CDS encoding ABC transporter permease: MIKYIFQRIFFAIIALFVISIFVFVLISAFANNPAQTLAEALVQSGGARGQSYEEILNRFQIQMGIGRLLDPNDPYSFVKFSIIERYIIYMTKVFQGDFGFVINPANNPDPQQYTDLFKYFFIPLKFTIFITAPSMLMSLVSGFTIGIIAGYKRGKIFDNVSRLFVMFFVAVPSFILAPLVIVIGLKIGISPTVKDVNDFAFNEVFVSYLPPIFVVTITSLAGYSISSRNMVITVLTSNYVLIAKTKGLNSINIFFKYVLRNISIPLVGIFFGSFLALLSGSVVIEQYWNVKGTSQVIVNSFSTGEINVIMFSTLFFTVIGLTTEILIDLAYVILDPKITYATKSKKNYSLFIKAFIERQKIIHYLKKSKQLVNKESN; this comes from the coding sequence ATGATTAAATATATTTTTCAAAGAATATTTTTTGCAATAATAGCACTTTTTGTTATCTCAATATTTGTTTTTGTACTTATTAGCGCTTTTGCTAATAACCCTGCACAAACTTTAGCCGAAGCTTTAGTTCAGAGTGGGGGCGCTAGAGGACAAAGTTATGAAGAAATCTTAAATCGTTTTCAAATTCAAATGGGAATAGGTAGACTTCTTGATCCTAACGATCCTTATTCCTTTGTTAAATTTTCAATTATTGAGAGATACATAATATATATGACCAAAGTTTTTCAAGGAGACTTTGGTTTCGTTATTAATCCAGCAAATAATCCAGATCCACAACAATATACAGATCTTTTCAAATATTTCTTTATTCCACTTAAATTTACTATTTTTATTACTGCACCATCAATGTTGATGTCTTTAGTTTCAGGTTTTACAATTGGAATTATTGCAGGATATAAACGCGGAAAAATTTTTGATAATGTTTCAAGATTATTTGTCATGTTTTTTGTGGCTGTGCCTTCCTTTATTCTTGCTCCATTAGTTATTGTAATTGGATTAAAAATAGGCATTTCACCTACTGTAAAAGATGTTAATGACTTTGCTTTTAATGAAGTTTTCGTTTCTTATTTACCTCCAATTTTCGTTGTAACTATTACTTCTTTAGCTGGTTATTCAATTAGCAGTAGAAATATGGTTATTACTGTTTTAACATCAAATTATGTTTTAATTGCTAAAACTAAAGGATTAAATTCAATAAACATTTTCTTTAAATATGTTTTAAGAAATATTTCAATTCCGCTTGTTGGTATTTTCTTTGGTTCATTCCTTGCCTTACTTAGTGGTTCAGTTGTTATTGAACAATATTGAAATGTTAAAGGAACTAGTCAAGTTATTGTTAATAGTTTTTCAACAGGTGAAATTAATGTAATAATGTTTTCAACCTTATTCTTTACTGTAATTGGTTTAACTACAGAAATTTTAATTGATTTAGCTTATGTTATATTAGATCCTAAAATTACATATGCTACTAAATCTAAAAAGAATTATTCATTATTCATTAAAGCTTTTATTGAAAGACAAAAAATTATACATTATTTAAAAAAATCAAAACAATTAGTAAATAAAGAGAGTAACTAA
- a CDS encoding ABC transporter permease, whose amino-acid sequence MQNNLNDFNTKYRLSEELISKLKFSDASQFKQNAQITGKPKKLGVEILKRFFSNPVVVISLLIFIIVVLMSILIPIFSEKNGIYPAQRVTNLDFTNSLPTRFNPIVSKVVDENDRYLRTYVFLRSSDFIEYLNPRGLQEITVTPRNGLFIITYNGYNFYRLNALNSDLLALRNAGETINETVVNNLWNSYDINIFFGTTNQGFDVWTRTWYATSKALKIAFIVAIIQAFIGISIGAYLGFNAGKLVDTIVMRIIGIFNSAPTLVWLLIFVTILGANEWTLVIALSIVGWPGFVGTSRTYIITVKNEEYINAAKAIGAKTHRQVFVHALPAVIGKLAYSFVRTIPGIILWIATLAFLGFFKEQNDTNLGQMLIDATAEINENIWILILPTLILLSISLTLAFVALGLHDALDPRVMSKRKSK is encoded by the coding sequence ATGCAAAATAATTTAAATGATTTTAATACTAAATATCGCTTATCTGAAGAGTTAATTTCTAAATTAAAATTTAGTGATGCTTCACAGTTTAAGCAAAATGCTCAAATAACAGGTAAACCTAAAAAATTAGGCGTTGAAATTTTAAAAAGATTTTTTAGTAATCCTGTTGTAGTTATTTCACTTTTAATTTTTATAATTGTTGTTTTGATGTCTATTTTAATTCCAATTTTCAGTGAAAAAAATGGTATTTATCCAGCTCAAAGAGTAACTAATTTAGATTTTACTAATAGTTTACCTACAAGATTTAATCCTATAGTTTCTAAAGTCGTTGATGAAAATGATAGGTATTTAAGAACTTATGTTTTCTTAAGAAGCTCTGATTTTATTGAATATTTAAATCCGCGAGGATTACAAGAAATTACAGTTACACCAAGAAATGGTTTATTTATAATTACTTACAATGGCTATAATTTTTATAGATTAAATGCTTTGAATTCTGATTTATTAGCATTGCGTAATGCTGGAGAAACAATCAATGAAACTGTAGTTAATAATTTATGAAATTCATATGATATTAATATTTTCTTTGGTACAACTAATCAAGGTTTTGATGTATGAACTAGAACTTGATATGCTACTTCAAAAGCTTTAAAAATTGCTTTTATAGTTGCAATTATTCAAGCCTTTATAGGTATTTCAATAGGTGCTTATTTAGGTTTTAATGCCGGGAAATTAGTTGATACTATAGTAATGCGAATAATTGGTATATTCAATTCAGCTCCAACCTTAGTTTGATTACTTATATTTGTAACTATTTTAGGAGCTAATGAATGAACTTTAGTTATAGCACTGTCAATAGTGGGTTGACCAGGATTTGTTGGTACTTCAAGAACTTATATAATAACTGTTAAAAATGAAGAATATATAAACGCTGCTAAGGCTATCGGAGCAAAAACACATAGACAAGTTTTTGTTCATGCTTTACCTGCTGTTATTGGTAAATTAGCTTATTCTTTTGTTAGAACAATACCTGGAATAATTTTATGAATTGCCACTTTAGCTTTTTTAGGATTTTTCAAAGAGCAAAATGATACTAATTTGGGTCAAATGTTAATTGATGCTACTGCAGAAATAAATGAAAACATTTGAATATTAATTCTACCTACTTTAATACTTTTATCAATTTCATTAACATTAGCTTTTGTTGCTTTAGGTTTACATGATGCATTGGATCCTAGAGTAATGAGTAAGAGAAAGAGCAAATAA